The genomic DNA AGTAACATTACTACCAGTCTTTTTCGTAATATCTTCTGCAACTGCTTTTAATTCGGTTTCACTTCGACTCGTTAACATAACATTCGCACCCTCTTGTGCAAATTTTGCAGCAATTGCTTTACCCAAACCTTTACTTGAGGCTAGTACTAGTACTACTTTTCCCTTTAAGCCTAAGTCCATTTTAAAACCTCCTAATAAATAGGCTAGCGACTTTATCATTAAGCTTCAATATAATTTCTTAAAATACCTAACTGCTCAATCTCTATCTCTATAACATCATTTGGATTTAAATATTTAGGTGGTTGAAACCCTTTACCTACTCCTGCCGGCGTTCCTGTTGCAATAATATCACCAGCCTCTAACGTCGTAGCTTGTGAAATAGTTGAAATCAAATTAGGAATATTGAAAATAAACTGCTCTGTAGTTGCAGATTGTCTTACTTCTCCATTTACTTTCGTTTCTATTTTTAACTGATGAGGGTCCTGAACTAACGATTTATGTACAATTGTTGGTCCCATTGGACAAGAAGTATCCATGCTTTTCCCTAATAAAAATTGCTTATGCTTCGTTTGTAGATCACGAGCAGTAATATCATTTATAATAGTGTAACCAAACACGTACTCCATTGCATTCTCTTCACTTATTCTATTACCCGTTTTACCGATTACAACAGCAAGCTCTCCCTCATAATCCAATTCACTCGTTACATGTGAATGATTAAGAATAACCGAATCAGGTCCTGTAACTGACGTAGGTGCCTTTGAGAAGAGCATTGGTGCCTTTGGAATATCTGCTTCACTTCCCATTTCAATCGCATGTGCAGCATAATTTTTTCCTACACAAAAAATATTTTTACGCGGCCTTGGTATAGGAGCAAGAATTTCAACTTTCGTTATATCTTCATATACGTTTCCAACAGTTGTATTCTTAACCAACAATAAAATTTCTTCAACTTCCTTTAAAAAACTATCTCCTCTATCTAAACAACGCAGAAAATCTGATAAATAGGATGCATGTTTCCCTAATAGTTCAGCTGCACTTTGTAAGTTAAGAACCATCTTCCCCTCTTCGTCCATTATACCAACAAATACTCGTTCTCCCTTTTTCGCTGTAACAAAACGCATTGTTGAATCCCTCCTATTACTACACTCTTTCTATACAACATTCTATTCCATATACTGTAGCCCTGCAAATTTTAATAATTCAAATATTCAGTGAGTTGCCACATCTTAAATCCTTAATTACTAAAAGCATGACTTGTTTTGTCATTTCATTTGTTCTTTTGGCGAAAGTGTTTAAATAATTATTAAATTGTCGCATAATAGACAAGGATTTAAAAAACAAATGAGGGCTGATATATCTTGAAGAACAATATCGAAAAGCAAAGAGAAAAAATGATAGCTGCTGCCAAAATGTATGGCTATTCATCAAAGTTAACGGTCAAATATAGTCAAGAATTAGACAAGATGCTTAATGTCGTTTTATTTGAAAACAACACTGGACACGAAAAAATATCATAACTAGAAAGATCATGTTACTATCTTCTTACTTACCAAAAAAACTGTCTAAAAAATATGCTTTTACACTAAAAAAGCCTAAAGAGTTATGAATTCTCTTTTAGGCTTTTGCTTCATTCCCATGTCAATCAATTATACATATTTATTGATTGTTAATTAACGAAACGTCCGTCCTTTATCTTTCCTTTTTCTTCCCATTTTTGGTTACGCAAATGTACTTTTTGAATTTTCCCCGATGCAGTCTTTGGTAATTCATCTACAAACGTGACTCCTGTAATCGCTTTAAAATGAGCAAGGTTTTCACGAGAGAATTGAATGACTTCTTCTTCCGTTAACTGAAAACCTTCTTTGACAACAACGAATGCATGAGGTGTCTCACCCCATTTTTCATGTGGAAGTGCAATAACAGCAGCCTCTAAAACATTCGGATGGTCATACAGTACACCCTCCACTTCAATTGATGAGATATTTTCCCCCCCACTGATAATCACATCTTTTTTTCGATCAACGATATCTACGTTACCAAACTCATCAATCGTTCCCATATCACCTGTATGTAACCAGCCATTTTTTATTGTTTCAGCTGTAGCCTGATCATTCTTCCAATACCCCACCATTACACCATTACTTCGCACAACAACCTCACCAATAGCTTTATCATCATGTGGAACTTCTTCACCAAGATCATTAACAACTCGAACTTGACATCCTACAATTTCATGCCCTGCTTTTGCTTTTAATTTATATTGTTCCTTTTTTGGAAGTTGCTTCATATTAGAACGAATCCGAGAAATCGTACTTAAAGGGGAAGATT from Bacillus solimangrovi includes the following:
- a CDS encoding fumarylacetoacetate hydrolase family protein, which encodes MRFVTAKKGERVFVGIMDEEGKMVLNLQSAAELLGKHASYLSDFLRCLDRGDSFLKEVEEILLLVKNTTVGNVYEDITKVEILAPIPRPRKNIFCVGKNYAAHAIEMGSEADIPKAPMLFSKAPTSVTGPDSVILNHSHVTSELDYEGELAVVIGKTGNRISEENAMEYVFGYTIINDITARDLQTKHKQFLLGKSMDTSCPMGPTIVHKSLVQDPHQLKIETKVNGEVRQSATTEQFIFNIPNLISTISQATTLEAGDIIATGTPAGVGKGFQPPKYLNPNDVIEIEIEQLGILRNYIEA
- a CDS encoding aspartyl-phosphate phosphatase Spo0E family protein — its product is MLKNNIEKQREKMIAAAKMYGYSSKLTVKYSQELDKMLNVVLFENNTGHEKIS